The Hydrogenophaga crocea genome contains a region encoding:
- the accD gene encoding acetyl-CoA carboxylase, carboxyltransferase subunit beta, giving the protein MSWLEKLLPPKISPTDPTERRSVPEGLWVKCPSCEAVLYKNDLEKNQNVCPHCSHHHRIGARARLNAFLDAEGRYEIGQEVLPVDALKFKDSRKYPERLKEALESTGETDALIVMGGAVKGISLVAACFEFDFMGGSMGSVVGERFVRGVEEAIAQKVPFLCFTATGGARMQEGLLSLMQMAKTNAALTRLAKKGLPYISVLTDPTMGGVSAGFAFVGDVVIAEPKALIGFAGPRVIENTVRVKLPEGFQRAEFLQTKGAVDFICDRRELAGTVANLLAMLQRQSADAVVND; this is encoded by the coding sequence ATGTCCTGGCTCGAAAAACTGCTCCCCCCCAAGATCTCCCCCACCGACCCCACCGAGCGCCGCAGCGTGCCCGAAGGCCTGTGGGTGAAATGCCCGAGCTGCGAGGCCGTTCTATACAAGAACGACCTCGAGAAGAACCAGAACGTGTGCCCCCACTGCTCGCACCACCACCGCATCGGTGCGCGCGCCCGCCTCAACGCCTTCCTCGACGCCGAGGGCCGCTACGAGATCGGGCAGGAGGTGCTGCCCGTGGACGCGCTGAAGTTCAAGGACAGCCGCAAGTACCCCGAGCGCCTGAAAGAAGCCCTGGAGAGCACCGGCGAGACCGACGCGCTGATCGTCATGGGCGGTGCGGTCAAGGGCATCAGCCTGGTGGCCGCGTGCTTCGAGTTCGACTTCATGGGCGGCTCCATGGGCTCGGTGGTCGGCGAGCGCTTCGTGCGCGGCGTCGAGGAAGCCATCGCGCAGAAGGTGCCCTTCCTGTGCTTCACCGCCACCGGCGGGGCGCGCATGCAGGAAGGCCTGCTCTCGCTGATGCAGATGGCCAAGACCAACGCCGCGCTCACGCGCCTGGCCAAGAAGGGCCTGCCCTACATCAGCGTGCTCACCGACCCCACCATGGGCGGCGTGAGCGCCGGCTTCGCCTTCGTGGGCGACGTGGTCATCGCCGAGCCCAAGGCCCTGATCGGCTTCGCGGGCCCGCGCGTGATCGAGAACACCGTGCGCGTGAAGCTGCCCGAGGGCTTCCAGCGTGCCGAATTCCTGCAGACCAAGGGCGCGGTCGACTTCATCTGCGACCGTCGCGAACTCGCGGGCACCGTGGCCAACCTGCTGGCCATGCTGCAGCGCCAGAGCGCCGACGCGGTGGTGAACGATTGA